From the Gemmatimonadota bacterium genome, one window contains:
- a CDS encoding ribbon-helix-helix protein, CopG family has translation MVIPYLMARMTVRSTFALDPETADSLDRLAKRWQVSKSEALRRAVAAAATVEEADAASDSLNALSELQERLGLDVEKAEKWARSVRAEREAGRV, from the coding sequence ATGGTCATACCATACCTCATGGCACGCATGACCGTTCGCTCCACGTTTGCGCTCGACCCGGAAACCGCCGACTCCCTGGACCGGCTTGCCAAGCGCTGGCAGGTCTCGAAGTCCGAGGCTCTACGCAGGGCAGTGGCTGCTGCCGCCACGGTAGAGGAAGCCGACGCCGCCTCCGATTCGCTCAACGCCCTCTCCGAGCTGCAAGAACGGCTGGGCCTGGACGTCGAAAAGGCCGAGAAGTGGGCGCGCTCGGTCCGAGCCGAACGCGAAGCGGGGAGGGTGTGA
- a CDS encoding type II toxin-antitoxin system VapC family toxin, with amino-acid sequence MRLEARAAVHLDTSFLIRALVDGSNEALALRTWLRQGLTVAISTLAWGEFLCGPLSEEDAALALRIVRAQVPLGTEEATEAARLFNETGRRRSSFQDCLVAATALTAVAELATADRSDFVRFEECGLKLAG; translated from the coding sequence GTGAGGTTAGAGGCCAGGGCTGCGGTCCATCTCGACACGAGCTTCTTGATCCGAGCTCTGGTGGACGGCTCCAACGAAGCGCTCGCGCTGCGCACTTGGCTCCGGCAGGGTCTCACCGTCGCGATCTCGACACTCGCTTGGGGGGAGTTCCTTTGCGGACCGCTCTCGGAAGAGGATGCCGCGCTGGCGCTCCGGATCGTCCGGGCCCAGGTCCCGTTGGGGACGGAGGAGGCCACCGAGGCCGCGCGGCTCTTCAATGAAACGGGCCGTAGGCGCAGCAGCTTTCAGGACTGTCTCGTAGCCGCAACCGCCCTCACCGCAGTTGCCGAGCTCGCTACGGCCGACAGGTCCGACTTCGTCCGTTTCGAGGAATGCGGACTGAAGCTCGCGGGGTGA
- a CDS encoding AbrB/MazE/SpoVT family DNA-binding domain-containing protein, which translates to MLVRIQRWGNSLALRIPAAFAREIGIESGAEVDLALKDRRLVIKPPARPSYSLDELLEGVTEKNLHAQVDAGAPRGGEAW; encoded by the coding sequence ATGTTAGTGCGGATTCAGAGGTGGGGGAACTCGCTGGCGCTCAGGATTCCCGCGGCCTTCGCCAGGGAGATCGGAATCGAATCGGGGGCGGAGGTTGACCTCGCGCTCAAGGACAGACGGCTGGTGATCAAGCCGCCAGCGCGCCCCTCCTACTCGCTCGACGAACTCCTCGAGGGAGTCACCGAGAAGAACCTGCACGCCCAGGTCGACGCCGGAGCGCCGCGGGGCGGGGAGGCGTGGTAG
- the mazF gene encoding endoribonuclease MazF has protein sequence MVGGGYVPDRGDAVWLHLDPRTGHEQAGRRPALVLSPASYNGKVGLAILCPITRHAKGYPFEVALPEGQGVAGVVLSDQVKSLDWRAHRAEPIGRVPPRVTEEVLQKLTTLLG, from the coding sequence GTGGTAGGAGGTGGTTACGTCCCCGACCGTGGGGACGCTGTCTGGCTCCACTTGGATCCGCGGACCGGGCACGAGCAGGCCGGGCGACGGCCCGCGCTCGTCCTCTCTCCGGCCAGCTACAACGGCAAGGTGGGGCTCGCGATCCTCTGCCCGATCACCCGGCACGCGAAGGGCTACCCCTTCGAGGTCGCCCTGCCCGAGGGGCAGGGCGTCGCTGGCGTAGTCCTCTCGGATCAGGTGAAGAGCCTTGACTGGCGTGCGCACCGGGCCGAGCCGATCGGCCGCGTGCCCCCGCGCGTCACCGAGGAGGTGCTCCAGAAGCTGACGACGCTCCTAGGATGA
- the rfaD gene encoding ADP-glyceromanno-heptose 6-epimerase, with protein MIVVTGGAGFIGSNIVAGLEEAGAGPICVVDHLGTGDKWKNLRRRELDELVDPAGLDDFLHSRGHEIAYVVHMGAISATTESDADLIVDNNLRLSQRIWRWCAQHDVPLIYASSAATYGDGVRGFDDDGSPDGLAKLVPMNPYGWSKHLFDRWVARSVANSGPKPPQWVGLKFFNVYGPNEHHKGDMRSVVLKNHRSAARGEAVTLFRSHHPDYEDGGQMRDFVYVKDCEDVVLWLMENRDVSGLFNLGTGRAQTWLELMAALYAAVGQELQVNWVDTPEEIRDRYQYFTQADMGRVRAAGYDRPLRSVEEGVADYVEQHLSQADPYR; from the coding sequence ATGATCGTCGTTACCGGAGGAGCCGGCTTCATCGGCTCGAATATCGTGGCCGGGCTGGAGGAAGCCGGTGCCGGGCCGATCTGCGTCGTGGACCACCTTGGGACCGGCGACAAGTGGAAGAACTTGCGCCGCCGGGAGCTCGACGAGCTCGTCGATCCCGCGGGGCTCGACGACTTCCTCCACTCACGGGGCCATGAGATCGCCTACGTCGTCCACATGGGCGCGATCTCTGCGACCACTGAGAGCGACGCCGACCTCATCGTCGACAACAACCTGCGGCTCTCACAGAGGATTTGGCGGTGGTGCGCGCAACATGACGTGCCCCTCATCTACGCGTCGTCCGCGGCGACGTATGGCGATGGCGTCCGGGGATTCGACGACGATGGGTCACCGGACGGCTTGGCGAAGCTCGTGCCCATGAACCCGTACGGCTGGAGCAAACACCTCTTCGACCGGTGGGTCGCGCGCTCGGTCGCGAACTCCGGTCCGAAGCCACCGCAGTGGGTTGGCCTCAAGTTCTTCAACGTTTACGGCCCGAACGAGCACCACAAGGGCGACATGCGCAGCGTGGTGCTGAAGAACCACCGCTCAGCCGCTCGGGGCGAGGCCGTCACGCTCTTCCGCTCGCACCATCCCGACTACGAGGACGGCGGACAGATGCGCGACTTCGTTTACGTGAAGGACTGTGAAGACGTGGTGCTCTGGCTGATGGAGAACCGTGACGTCAGCGGCCTCTTCAATCTCGGCACCGGTCGAGCGCAGACGTGGCTCGAGTTGATGGCTGCCCTGTACGCCGCGGTCGGTCAGGAGCTACAGGTCAACTGGGTGGATACTCCCGAGGAGATCCGCGACCGGTACCAGTACTTCACTCAGGCCGACATGGGGCGCGTGCGCGCTGCCGGATACGACCGCCCGTTGAGGTCCGTCGAGGAAGGCGTGGCGGACTATGTCGAGCAGCACCTCTCGCAAGCCGATCCGTATCGGTAG
- a CDS encoding PIN domain-containing protein, with amino-acid sequence MILLDANILLYARVQSFEQHTIASEWLDEQLNGITGVGIPWPTLLAFVRLISNRRVFERPLSTQEAWHQVEHWLDCEPVWTPVPTERHREVMSSLVRSIGNRPNLVLDVHLAALAIENGLKLCSTDGDFARFPGLVWENPLAG; translated from the coding sequence GTGATCCTGCTCGACGCGAACATCTTGTTGTACGCACGCGTCCAGTCCTTCGAGCAACACACCATCGCCAGCGAATGGCTGGATGAGCAACTGAACGGGATCACCGGCGTTGGCATACCGTGGCCGACACTACTCGCGTTCGTCCGACTGATCTCGAACCGCCGGGTCTTCGAGCGCCCGCTCAGTACGCAGGAAGCTTGGCACCAGGTCGAGCACTGGCTGGATTGCGAGCCGGTGTGGACGCCGGTCCCCACGGAGCGTCACCGAGAGGTCATGAGCTCCTTGGTACGGAGCATCGGGAATCGCCCGAACCTGGTTCTGGATGTGCATCTGGCCGCGCTCGCTATCGAGAATGGCTTGAAGCTCTGCTCGACGGACGGGGATTTCGCCCGCTTTCCGGGGCTTGTCTGGGAGAATCCGTTGGCCGGCTAG
- a CDS encoding SDR family oxidoreductase, with amino-acid sequence MSGRVVFVTGSSTGIGEATALHFAHLGDTVYATMRAPDRSGGELRVAARGEELDVTLLALDVDDDHSVARAIGAAMERSGHIDVLVNNAGIGKLTSVEEVSMEDAKAVFETNVLGPLRTMQAVLPSMRERRSGAIVNITSISGRLVSGGHGIYSSSKYALEAMSEALAIETRKYGLRVIIIEPGFISTPILDKASKPLDADGPYAEVLSRMQAMYTHARAQADPPSVVAEAIAHALDDPEPKLRYVVGAGAEQTVLARDSASDELWIEQGGALTKEALQEWEAKVFPPRE; translated from the coding sequence ATGTCGGGCCGGGTCGTTTTCGTCACCGGATCGAGCACGGGCATCGGCGAGGCCACCGCGCTGCACTTCGCGCACCTGGGCGACACCGTCTACGCGACCATGCGCGCGCCCGACAGATCGGGGGGTGAGCTGCGCGTCGCCGCCCGGGGCGAAGAGCTGGACGTCACGCTGCTCGCGCTCGACGTCGACGACGACCACTCGGTCGCGCGCGCCATCGGCGCCGCAATGGAACGGTCCGGTCACATCGACGTGCTCGTGAACAATGCGGGGATAGGAAAGCTCACGAGCGTCGAGGAGGTCTCGATGGAGGACGCGAAGGCGGTCTTCGAGACCAACGTGCTGGGTCCGCTGCGCACCATGCAGGCCGTGTTGCCGAGCATGCGCGAGCGCAGGAGCGGGGCGATCGTCAACATCACTTCGATTTCGGGGCGACTCGTCAGTGGTGGCCACGGGATCTATTCCTCGAGCAAGTACGCGCTCGAGGCGATGAGCGAGGCCCTCGCCATCGAAACCCGCAAGTATGGCCTCCGCGTCATCATCATCGAGCCGGGTTTCATCTCCACGCCGATCCTCGACAAGGCCTCGAAGCCGCTCGACGCTGACGGCCCATACGCCGAGGTGCTCTCGCGCATGCAGGCGATGTATACGCACGCACGCGCCCAGGCGGATCCGCCGAGCGTGGTCGCCGAAGCCATCGCGCACGCGCTGGACGACCCGGAGCCGAAGCTACGCTACGTGGTGGGGGCGGGTGCCGAGCAAACCGTGCTCGCGCGTGACTCGGCGAGCGACGAGCTGTGGATCGAGCAAGGCGGGGCGCTGACAAAAGAGGCACTCCAGGAGTGGGAAGCGAAGGTCTTCCCTCCCCGGGAGTAG
- a CDS encoding tripartite tricarboxylate transporter substrate binding protein: MEAQRLLELIVIRLRPSLRTAITETMDKRVLLAATAVVVAIALYVGRRSDEAVRYPDPSREVRHVIPWRAGGGTDAAMRGFMSHFERHLGVRVVTENLPGGLSSVGLTRVQNARPDGYTIGTMTYDALSVEILGLAPVSWRSFEPVCMVTDHPSALIVPGASWEDPEAFRAAAAAAPGEVTVGNVGMRGIWHQHAAAMEQAMGIELLHVPYEGGSGPQLAAILGGEVDAIVSSLPAAMPYVEDGSLKVLAIMAQERSELVPEVPRFLEYGYELDYSGFRILVVPGETPPEVIAVLALACRETAEDPEYRAWAAEAGIGASWKDRVGTIEHLEGLAPKVEALMARLSER, from the coding sequence ATGGAAGCGCAACGCCTGCTCGAGCTCATCGTTATTCGGTTGCGTCCCTCGCTCCGCACCGCGATAACGGAGACCATGGATAAGCGTGTACTGCTCGCTGCCACGGCCGTCGTCGTCGCGATCGCGCTCTATGTCGGACGACGCTCCGACGAGGCCGTGCGCTACCCCGACCCGTCTCGCGAAGTCCGCCACGTCATTCCGTGGCGAGCCGGTGGTGGCACGGACGCGGCGATGCGCGGCTTCATGAGCCACTTCGAGCGGCACCTGGGCGTGCGCGTAGTGACGGAGAACCTGCCCGGTGGCCTCAGCTCGGTCGGCCTGACGAGGGTGCAAAACGCGCGGCCTGACGGGTACACCATCGGCACGATGACTTACGATGCGCTCTCGGTCGAAATCCTCGGATTGGCGCCGGTGTCGTGGCGCTCCTTCGAGCCGGTTTGCATGGTCACGGACCACCCGAGCGCTCTGATCGTGCCGGGCGCATCGTGGGAGGACCCGGAGGCGTTCCGCGCGGCCGCGGCTGCTGCCCCTGGTGAGGTCACGGTGGGGAACGTAGGCATGAGGGGTATCTGGCATCAGCATGCCGCCGCGATGGAGCAAGCGATGGGGATCGAGCTGCTGCACGTTCCCTACGAGGGCGGCTCCGGACCGCAGCTTGCGGCGATCCTGGGCGGGGAAGTCGACGCCATCGTATCGAGCCTCCCGGCTGCGATGCCGTACGTCGAAGACGGTTCGCTCAAGGTGCTCGCGATCATGGCCCAGGAGCGCAGTGAGCTCGTGCCTGAAGTGCCGAGGTTCCTCGAGTACGGTTACGAGCTCGACTACAGCGGCTTCCGCATCCTGGTGGTGCCCGGCGAGACGCCCCCGGAGGTGATCGCTGTGCTCGCTCTGGCGTGCCGGGAGACCGCCGAAGATCCCGAATACCGGGCGTGGGCCGCGGAGGCGGGCATCGGCGCGTCGTGGAAGGACCGCGTCGGCACGATCGAGCATCTCGAAGGTCTCGCGCCGAAGGTCGAGGCCCTCATGGCGCGGCTGAGCGAACGATGA
- a CDS encoding thiamine pyrophosphate-binding protein, which produces MSDLRGADAIVRILEGLGVDVVFGLCGDTSLPFYAALAKSERVHHVLTRDERCASFMADAYARLSGRVGVCEGPSGGGATYILPGVAEANESSVPLVCLTSDIGLEDRGKGTLTELDQAALFAPVSKKVFSPTSGAELPHLLRDAFREATTGSLGACHVSLPLDVQNQPVAASDMGADDRFGRYPNERLAPRGDQVKAAARLLVESRRPLLVAGAGTLRSGAWHEVAALSRALGAPVATSICGKGAIAETDVLSLGVIGSNGGLPWRHDLVRRADLVFYIGSGAGSVTTEKWTLPTPGSTTVLQLDADQAVIGRVYDVAVGIHSDASLGLAALLEEVAALGADGVGDRVDPAEIAEGHRAHMERVAHLFASDESPIRPERMIGELFAALPNDSVIVADPGTPCPYVSAYWRLESAGRWFVSPRAFGALGYSLPGVVGAHYAKPEAGRVVGIMGDGSFGISAGELETLVRLQLPVTLIVCNNASYGWIKAGQKSRGDAYYSVDFGRSDHAAIARAYGMSASRVEDPADLSAAMHDALRAPGPYLLDVVTQPLEEANAPVSKWIA; this is translated from the coding sequence ATGAGTGATCTTCGCGGCGCCGACGCCATTGTCCGGATCCTCGAAGGCCTCGGCGTCGACGTGGTTTTCGGCTTGTGCGGCGACACCTCTCTGCCGTTCTATGCCGCGCTCGCGAAGTCCGAACGGGTCCACCACGTGCTGACGCGGGACGAGCGCTGCGCGTCGTTCATGGCCGATGCCTACGCGCGTCTGAGCGGTCGGGTCGGCGTGTGCGAAGGCCCGAGCGGGGGTGGCGCGACGTACATCCTGCCCGGTGTGGCGGAGGCTAACGAGTCCTCAGTGCCGCTCGTCTGCCTGACGTCGGATATCGGGCTGGAGGATCGCGGGAAGGGGACGCTCACCGAGTTGGACCAGGCCGCCCTGTTCGCCCCGGTCAGCAAGAAGGTGTTCTCTCCGACCTCGGGCGCGGAGTTGCCGCACCTGCTACGTGATGCCTTTCGGGAGGCCACCACCGGGAGCCTCGGTGCCTGTCATGTGTCGCTGCCGCTCGACGTGCAGAACCAGCCGGTCGCTGCGTCCGACATGGGTGCCGATGACCGCTTTGGCCGTTATCCGAACGAGCGGCTCGCGCCGAGGGGCGATCAGGTGAAGGCCGCTGCGCGGCTCTTGGTCGAAAGCCGACGTCCCTTGCTGGTGGCCGGAGCCGGCACGCTGCGTTCCGGCGCCTGGCACGAGGTGGCCGCTCTCTCTCGAGCGCTGGGCGCTCCAGTAGCGACGTCGATCTGCGGGAAGGGCGCCATCGCCGAGACCGATGTGCTCTCGCTCGGCGTGATCGGCAGCAACGGAGGACTTCCGTGGAGGCACGACCTCGTGCGCCGGGCAGACCTGGTGTTCTACATCGGTAGCGGCGCCGGTTCGGTCACGACGGAGAAGTGGACGCTACCCACTCCGGGCTCGACGACCGTGCTACAGCTCGACGCCGATCAGGCCGTGATCGGCCGCGTATACGACGTGGCGGTTGGCATCCACTCGGACGCGAGCTTGGGCCTGGCCGCGCTGCTGGAGGAGGTCGCGGCACTCGGAGCCGACGGCGTCGGAGACCGCGTCGACCCGGCCGAGATCGCAGAGGGTCACCGGGCGCACATGGAGCGGGTCGCGCATCTGTTCGCGTCGGACGAGTCTCCGATTCGCCCCGAGCGAATGATAGGAGAGCTCTTCGCCGCGCTACCCAATGATTCCGTCATCGTCGCGGATCCCGGAACTCCGTGCCCGTACGTGTCCGCGTACTGGCGTCTCGAGAGCGCTGGCCGGTGGTTCGTGAGCCCCCGTGCCTTCGGAGCGCTCGGCTACTCGCTGCCTGGAGTGGTCGGGGCGCACTACGCGAAGCCAGAGGCCGGCCGGGTCGTCGGCATCATGGGCGATGGATCGTTCGGTATCTCAGCCGGCGAGTTGGAGACGCTCGTGCGGCTTCAGCTTCCCGTCACGCTCATCGTATGCAACAACGCCAGCTACGGTTGGATCAAGGCGGGCCAAAAAAGCCGGGGCGACGCCTACTACTCGGTCGACTTCGGGCGGTCGGACCATGCCGCGATCGCGCGGGCCTACGGCATGAGCGCCTCGCGTGTGGAGGACCCCGCCGACCTGTCAGCTGCGATGCACGACGCGCTGAGGGCACCAGGTCCCTACCTGCTCGACGTGGTGACCCAGCCGCTCGAGGAGGCGAACGCTCCAGTTTCCAAGTGGATCGCTTGA
- a CDS encoding tripartite tricarboxylate transporter TctB family protein, producing MTETPSGGGSRLLRDDVVSGGVLLLVAAAYGAGAMRIPSQAGEPGPGFIPLALSVMLAALSVAIVVGGLQRSADTGGAHGADGADGADRAEGADRAEGAEDEPADAARRVPQSGGGRSRGVTMPSLAALATIAYAALFQPLGFVLSTLAYSGYLTSLFSEDRKLRAAVPAFVTLALFIFFRLALGVRLPTGLLGP from the coding sequence TTGACCGAGACTCCTTCGGGCGGAGGCTCACGGCTCCTTCGAGACGATGTCGTCTCCGGAGGCGTGCTCCTGCTGGTCGCGGCCGCCTACGGAGCGGGCGCAATGCGGATCCCGAGCCAGGCCGGTGAGCCCGGCCCGGGCTTCATACCGCTGGCCCTGTCCGTGATGTTGGCGGCCTTGTCGGTGGCGATTGTCGTGGGGGGGCTCCAGCGGAGCGCCGACACCGGCGGGGCCCATGGGGCCGATGGGGCCGATGGAGCCGATAGAGCCGAAGGGGCCGATAGAGCCGAAGGGGCCGAGGACGAGCCGGCCGACGCGGCGCGAAGAGTCCCGCAATCCGGCGGAGGGCGCAGCCGGGGGGTAACCATGCCCTCGCTCGCGGCGCTCGCCACGATCGCCTATGCCGCTCTGTTCCAGCCACTCGGCTTCGTTCTGAGCACTCTCGCCTACAGCGGCTACCTGACCAGCCTTTTCAGCGAAGATCGCAAGCTACGTGCGGCCGTCCCGGCCTTCGTGACCTTGGCGCTCTTCATCTTCTTCCGTCTCGCTCTGGGTGTGCGGCTACCGACGGGGCTGCTGGGGCCGTGA
- a CDS encoding tripartite tricarboxylate transporter permease, which produces MTPDLLLAPGLLPFLVGGVLLGIIVGAVPGLTATLAISLLLPLTFQLATLPAIVMMTGIFTGGIYGGSIAAITLRIPGAPASAMTMLDGHAMAQQGRAGSAIALATFSSFVGGIFGGVVLVLFAPQLARIALTFQSPEMFALVLLALVAVATVSPESLLKSMTATVIGLMLATVGIDRLVPVPRYTFGSVDLLVGVPLIPVVIGLFAVTELLHQSEQSDQSDQSSRSGESARRAEAAPEIGFPRLAALWSDVRSVGIGVWVKSPVIGTLVGALPGAGAAMAAFLSYSEAKRSSAEPERFGSGVPEGIVAPEAANNAMTGGAFIPMLALGIPGDAVTAVILGGLVVHGITPGPQLFGGSSELLGPLFGAYFWSYVLILVFGLALIPVFVRITRIPRGVLFPLIGSLALTAAFTSEGTTFAMYLTAGVGVLGFVLRRYGYPLIPVLLAGGPHGLPAFPRRGCIAAGGGGVPALGATATEESRLNSLPYGASLSVALLLAGCATDSAAPSNPGEGQEPEGPLAIARGWVGLYDGFGIITVGADRQEATDLILRIALDTDSVASASCPACVTVILDPWFAKGNLEIASGSEAALAYEEEGVVRSLTINRFSAGGQIANVLTVKLRHETAPPPGVPVQILVDGDLEFRKR; this is translated from the coding sequence GTGACGCCCGATCTGCTGCTCGCGCCAGGGCTACTCCCGTTCCTGGTGGGTGGCGTCCTGTTGGGCATCATCGTGGGTGCGGTGCCTGGACTCACCGCTACGCTCGCGATCTCGCTGCTGCTTCCACTCACGTTCCAGCTCGCGACGCTCCCGGCGATCGTCATGATGACCGGGATCTTCACAGGCGGGATCTACGGTGGATCCATTGCGGCGATCACCCTGCGGATTCCTGGGGCGCCGGCGAGCGCGATGACCATGCTCGACGGCCACGCGATGGCACAGCAGGGAAGGGCAGGATCGGCGATCGCCTTGGCGACGTTCTCTTCGTTCGTGGGAGGCATCTTCGGGGGTGTCGTGCTCGTGCTCTTCGCGCCACAGCTCGCGCGCATTGCTCTCACGTTCCAGTCCCCGGAGATGTTCGCTCTGGTCTTGCTGGCGCTGGTCGCCGTGGCGACCGTTTCCCCTGAGTCGTTGCTGAAGAGCATGACCGCGACGGTCATCGGTCTGATGCTCGCGACCGTAGGCATCGACCGGCTCGTGCCGGTGCCGCGCTACACGTTCGGATCGGTGGACCTCCTTGTCGGGGTCCCCCTCATCCCGGTCGTCATCGGTCTCTTTGCCGTGACCGAGCTGCTACATCAATCCGAGCAATCCGACCAATCCGACCAGTCCAGCCGGTCCGGCGAGTCGGCACGCCGAGCCGAAGCCGCGCCCGAGATCGGATTCCCTCGCCTGGCAGCGCTGTGGAGCGACGTGCGCTCGGTGGGAATCGGAGTGTGGGTGAAGAGCCCGGTCATCGGGACGCTCGTGGGCGCGCTGCCGGGAGCTGGGGCCGCGATGGCCGCCTTCCTCTCCTACTCGGAGGCGAAGCGCTCTTCAGCCGAGCCGGAGCGGTTCGGTTCCGGTGTCCCGGAGGGAATCGTCGCGCCAGAGGCGGCCAACAACGCGATGACGGGCGGGGCGTTCATCCCCATGCTCGCTCTCGGCATCCCGGGTGACGCTGTCACGGCCGTCATCCTCGGCGGTCTGGTCGTGCACGGCATCACGCCGGGCCCTCAGCTCTTCGGGGGGTCATCCGAGCTGCTGGGTCCACTGTTCGGGGCGTACTTCTGGAGCTACGTGCTCATCCTGGTCTTCGGCCTCGCGTTGATCCCGGTCTTCGTGCGCATCACACGGATCCCGAGAGGGGTCCTTTTTCCACTCATCGGTTCGTTGGCGCTCACCGCGGCGTTCACCTCCGAGGGGACCACCTTCGCGATGTACTTGACGGCCGGGGTGGGTGTGCTCGGCTTCGTGCTCAGGCGGTACGGCTATCCGCTGATCCCGGTTCTGCTCGCAGGGGGACCCCACGGTCTTCCTGCGTTCCCCCGTCGCGGCTGTATTGCTGCTGGGGGCGGCGGCGTTCCCGCTTTGGGTGCTACGGCGACGGAGGAGTCCAGGTTGAATTCTCTACCCTACGGGGCCTCACTGTCTGTGGCGCTGCTGTTGGCGGGCTGCGCGACCGATTCGGCCGCTCCTTCCAATCCAGGGGAGGGTCAGGAACCGGAGGGGCCGCTGGCAATCGCTCGCGGATGGGTCGGGTTGTACGACGGCTTCGGCATAATCACGGTGGGCGCTGACCGTCAGGAAGCGACCGACCTCATCCTTCGGATCGCGCTGGACACGGACTCGGTCGCGAGTGCGTCGTGCCCGGCCTGCGTGACCGTCATCCTGGACCCGTGGTTCGCGAAGGGGAACTTGGAGATTGCGTCGGGATCGGAGGCTGCGCTGGCCTACGAGGAAGAGGGGGTCGTCCGGTCCCTGACCATCAACAGGTTCTCCGCTGGCGGGCAGATCGCCAACGTGCTCACCGTGAAGCTTCGTCACGAGACGGCTCCGCCCCCGGGTGTTCCCGTCCAGATCCTGGTGGATGGTGATCTCGAATTCCGGAAGCGATAG